CGAGATCCCCGAGCGTCGCGGTGCGAGGGGCGGTGCAGTTCGCGCAGTCCGGAAGCACGCTCGCCTCCGTCCGCCACGCCGGTGTTCCGGGGCAGGTCCCGTCGTTCCAGTGCTGCCGCCTGCTGCTGACATCAGGATCCCCATCGCCGTCCAGGTCCCCCCAGGTCGTCAGGCAGCTCATGTACTGCCCCGGGGGCGCCAGTTCGTGCGCCGCCGTCCAGTAGACCACGGACTGCCCCGCCGCCGTCGCGGCCCACAGCAGCGACATCGCCACCATCACGGCACCGATCGCAGTTCGTGCCATCGGGATCACCTCCTGTCCTCGTCGCGGTCCTGCGACACCGCCTCGGAGCAGCGAACCTGGGCCACGGCGGCGCCTCACCGGCCATCCTCAGAGCGCGGCGTGTAGCGCACGCTCAGGACCGGAGCCCCGCCCGCCGCGCCGTGTGAGTCGCAAGCCCCGACCGCTCCCGGCCAGCCGGGCGACACCGCCAGCACCAGTCCGTGGTTCGGGACCGCCCCCGTAGCCCAACCACTCACCATGTCCGTCACGTCGAACCGCAGCACCGAACTTGCCCCCGGCCGCGCGATCCACACCGCGTGCTCGCTGCGGTCGAAGTCCCCGCCGGGGGTTGTCCATGCTCCGTCCCAGCCCACCGTCGCTCCGTCCCACCCCGTGGTCATGGCGAACGCGTCAACGACCACGCAGCTCACGTCCTCGTCTGCCGACACCGGAGCCCGCAGCTCAAGCACCGCGAACTCAACCTC
This genomic stretch from Candidatus Effluviviaceae Genus I sp. harbors:
- a CDS encoding DNRLRE domain-containing protein, which gives rise to MAGMGPAGRWCVLLAGLLVLGASEPADAGKVTLAAADVGYIESDGPEAEGRILVRFELPEAFLTSEVEFAVLELRAPVSADEDVSCVVVDAFAMTTGWDGATVGWDGAWTTPGGDFDRSEHAVWIARPGASSVLRFDVTDMVSGWATGAVPNHGLVLAVSPGWPGAVGACDSHGAAGGAPVLSVRYTPRSEDGR